Proteins encoded by one window of Pseudomonas tructae:
- the ileS gene encoding isoleucine--tRNA ligase translates to MTDYKATLNLPDTAFPMKAGLPQREPQILQRWDSIGLYQKLREIGKDRPKFVLHDGPPYANGKIHIGHALNKILKDMILRSKTLSGFDAPYVPGWDCHGLPIEHKVEVTHGKHLSADQTRELCRAYAAEQIEGQKTEFIRLGVLGEWDNPYKTMNFANEAGEIRALAEMVKHGFVFKGLKPVNWCFDCGSALAEAEVEYADKKSQTIDVAFPVVDEAKLAAAFGLASLAKPAAIVIWTTTPWTIPANQALNVHPEFKYALVDTGDKLLVLAEELVESCLKRYALEGSVIATAEGSALELINFRHPFYDRLSPVYLADYVELGAGTGVVHSSPAYGEDDFVTCKRYGMVNDDILTPVQSNGVYVPSLEFFGGQFIWKANPAIVEKLSEVGALMHTETISHSYMHCWRHKTPLIYRATAQWFVGMDKQPDNGETLRKRAVQAIEQTKFVPAWGQARLHSMIANRPDWCISRQRNWGVPIPFFLDKQTGELHPRTVELMEEVAKRVEKEGIEAWFKLDAAELLGDEAGQYDKIADTLDVWFDSGTTHWHVLRGSHSIGHDTGPRADLYLEGSDQHRGWFHSSLLTGCAIDNHAPYRELLTHGFTVDENGRKMSKSLGNTIEPQKVNDTLGADILRLWVSATDYSGEMAVSEQILQRSADAYRRIRNTARFLLSNLTGFDPARDLLPAQDMLALDRWAVDRTLLLQRELEEHYGEYRFWNVYSKIHNFCVQELGGFYLDIIKDRQYTTGANSVARRSCQTALYHISEALVRWIAPILAFTADELWQYLPGERNESVMLNTWYEGLSELPEGFELGRAYWERVMAAKTAVNKELENQRAAKAIGGNLQAEVTLFADDALSADLNKLGDELRFVLITSAASVAPFVQAPADAVETEVPGLKLKVVKSGHAKCGRCWHFRADVGANPEHPEICARCADNISGNGEVRHYA, encoded by the coding sequence ATGACCGACTATAAAGCCACGCTAAACCTTCCGGACACCGCCTTCCCGATGAAGGCCGGCCTGCCACAGCGCGAACCGCAGATTCTGCAGCGCTGGGACAGCATTGGCCTGTACCAGAAGCTGCGCGAAATTGGCAAGGATCGTCCGAAGTTCGTGCTGCACGACGGCCCGCCCTACGCCAACGGCAAGATCCACATCGGTCATGCGCTGAACAAGATTCTCAAGGACATGATTCTCCGCTCCAAGACCCTGTCCGGCTTCGACGCCCCGTACGTCCCAGGCTGGGATTGCCACGGCCTGCCGATCGAGCACAAGGTCGAAGTGACCCACGGCAAGCACCTGAGCGCCGACCAGACCCGCGAGCTGTGCCGCGCCTACGCCGCCGAGCAGATCGAAGGGCAGAAGACCGAGTTCATCCGCCTGGGTGTACTGGGTGAATGGGACAACCCGTACAAGACCATGAACTTTGCCAACGAAGCCGGTGAAATCCGCGCGCTGGCCGAGATGGTCAAGCACGGCTTCGTGTTCAAGGGCCTCAAGCCTGTGAACTGGTGCTTCGATTGCGGTTCGGCCCTGGCCGAAGCTGAAGTCGAGTACGCCGACAAGAAATCGCAGACCATCGACGTCGCTTTCCCGGTGGTCGATGAAGCCAAGCTGGCTGCCGCCTTTGGCCTGGCCTCGCTGGCCAAGCCCGCCGCGATCGTGATCTGGACCACCACCCCGTGGACCATCCCGGCCAACCAGGCGCTGAATGTCCACCCGGAGTTCAAGTACGCCCTGGTCGATACCGGCGACAAGCTGCTGGTGCTGGCTGAAGAGCTGGTCGAGTCGTGCCTCAAGCGCTATGCGCTGGAAGGTTCGGTCATCGCCACCGCAGAAGGCTCGGCCCTGGAGCTGATCAACTTCCGTCACCCGTTCTACGATCGCCTGTCGCCGGTGTACCTGGCCGACTACGTCGAGCTGGGCGCCGGTACCGGTGTGGTTCACTCCTCGCCAGCCTACGGTGAAGACGACTTCGTTACCTGCAAGCGCTACGGCATGGTCAACGACGACATTCTCACCCCGGTGCAGAGCAATGGCGTGTACGTGCCATCGCTGGAGTTCTTCGGCGGCCAGTTCATCTGGAAGGCCAACCCGGCCATCGTCGAAAAACTTTCGGAAGTCGGTGCGCTGATGCACACCGAAACCATCAGCCACAGCTACATGCACTGCTGGCGCCACAAGACCCCGCTGATCTATCGCGCTACCGCGCAATGGTTCGTCGGCATGGACAAGCAGCCGGACAATGGCGAGACCCTGCGCAAGCGCGCGGTCCAGGCCATCGAGCAGACCAAGTTCGTCCCGGCCTGGGGCCAGGCACGCCTGCACTCGATGATCGCCAACCGCCCGGACTGGTGCATCTCGCGTCAGCGCAACTGGGGCGTACCGATCCCGTTCTTCCTCGACAAGCAAACCGGCGAGCTGCACCCGCGCACCGTTGAGCTGATGGAAGAAGTGGCCAAGCGCGTCGAAAAAGAAGGGATCGAAGCCTGGTTCAAGCTCGATGCCGCCGAGCTGCTCGGTGACGAGGCCGGCCAGTACGACAAGATCGCTGACACCCTCGACGTCTGGTTCGACTCCGGTACCACCCACTGGCACGTGCTGCGCGGCTCGCACAGCATCGGTCACGACACCGGCCCGCGCGCCGACCTGTACCTGGAAGGTTCCGACCAGCACCGCGGCTGGTTCCACTCGTCCTTGCTGACCGGCTGCGCCATCGACAACCACGCGCCGTACCGTGAACTGCTGACGCACGGCTTCACCGTCGACGAGAACGGCCGCAAGATGTCCAAGTCGCTGGGTAACACCATCGAGCCGCAGAAGGTCAACGACACCCTGGGTGCCGACATCCTGCGCCTGTGGGTTTCGGCAACCGACTACTCCGGCGAAATGGCGGTTTCCGAGCAGATCCTGCAGCGCAGCGCCGACGCCTACCGGCGTATCCGCAACACCGCGCGCTTCCTGCTCTCCAACCTCACCGGTTTCGATCCGGCCCGCGACCTGCTGCCGGCCCAAGACATGCTGGCACTGGACCGCTGGGCCGTCGACCGTACCCTGCTGCTGCAGCGCGAGCTGGAAGAGCACTACGGCGAGTACCGCTTCTGGAACGTCTACTCCAAGATCCACAACTTCTGCGTGCAGGAGCTGGGCGGCTTCTACCTGGACATCATCAAGGACCGTCAGTACACCACGGGCGCCAACAGTGTTGCCCGACGTTCCTGCCAGACCGCGCTGTACCACATCAGCGAAGCCCTGGTGCGCTGGATCGCGCCGATCCTGGCGTTCACCGCCGATGAGCTGTGGCAGTACCTGCCGGGCGAGCGCAACGAGTCGGTCATGCTCAACACCTGGTATGAAGGCCTGAGCGAGCTGCCCGAAGGCTTCGAACTCGGTCGCGCCTACTGGGAGCGGGTGATGGCAGCCAAGACGGCGGTCAACAAGGAGCTGGAAAACCAGCGTGCGGCCAAAGCCATCGGTGGCAACCTGCAAGCCGAAGTCACCCTGTTCGCCGACGACGCGCTGAGCGCCGACCTGAACAAGCTGGGCGACGAACTGCGCTTCGTGCTGATCACCTCGGCGGCCAGTGTGGCGCCGTTCGTCCAGGCACCCGCCGATGCGGTCGAGACCGAAGTCCCTGGCCTGAAGCTCAAAGTGGTCAAGTCTGGCCATGCCAAGTGCGGACGTTGCTGGCACTTCCGTGCAGACGTTGGCGCGAACCCCGAGCATCCGGAAATCTGTGCCCGTTGCGCCGACAACATCAGCGGCAATGGCGAGGTGCGCCACTATGCCTAA
- the lspA gene encoding signal peptidase II, translating to MPNPGVGRFGRLSWLWLSVLVLVLDQASKFYFEGALSLYQQIVVIPDYFSWTLAYNTGAAFSFLADSSGWQRWLFALIAVVVSSVLVVWLKRLGRNETWLAVALALVLGGALGNLYDRIVLGHVVDFILVHWQNRWYFPAFNLADSAICVGAVMLALDMFKSKKSGEPVHD from the coding sequence ATGCCTAACCCTGGTGTGGGGCGCTTCGGGCGCCTCAGCTGGCTGTGGCTGAGCGTGCTGGTCCTGGTCCTCGACCAGGCCAGCAAGTTCTACTTCGAAGGCGCACTGAGCCTGTACCAGCAGATCGTGGTCATTCCTGACTACTTCAGCTGGACCCTGGCCTACAACACCGGTGCTGCCTTCAGCTTCCTGGCTGACAGTTCCGGCTGGCAGCGCTGGTTGTTCGCCCTGATCGCCGTGGTGGTCAGCTCCGTGCTGGTGGTCTGGCTCAAGCGCCTGGGGCGTAACGAGACCTGGCTGGCAGTGGCCTTGGCGCTGGTGCTCGGTGGCGCGCTGGGCAACCTCTACGACCGTATCGTGCTTGGCCACGTGGTCGATTTCATCCTGGTGCACTGGCAGAACCGCTGGTACTTCCCGGCCTTCAACCTGGCCGACAGCGCCATCTGCGTGGGTGCAGTGATGCTGGCGCTGGATATGTTCAAGAGCAAAAAGTCCGGAGAACCCGTCCATGACTGA
- a CDS encoding type IV pilus modification PilV family protein yields the protein MDGERQQGMSLIEVLLAMLVLGLGVFAAAAAQVRALQATDSALHSTQAAYMQHGELEQARINAGPGR from the coding sequence ATGGACGGCGAGCGGCAACAAGGAATGAGCCTGATCGAGGTGCTGCTGGCCATGCTGGTGCTGGGGCTGGGTGTGTTTGCTGCAGCGGCTGCGCAAGTGCGGGCGCTGCAGGCCACCGACAGTGCCTTGCACAGTACCCAGGCGGCGTATATGCAGCATGGCGAGCTCGAACAAGCGCGCATCAACGCAGGGCCAGGCCGATGA
- the fkpB gene encoding FKBP-type peptidyl-prolyl cis-trans isomerase → MTEIRIGQNTEVTLHFALHLENGDTVDSTFDKAPAVFKVGDGNLLPGFEAAIFGFKAGDKRTVTVVPENAFGQPNPQNVQIIPRSQFNDMELSEGLLVIFNDAANAELPGVVKAFDDAQVTIDFNHPLAGKTLNFEVEILAVQAL, encoded by the coding sequence ATGACTGAGATCCGTATCGGCCAGAACACCGAAGTGACCCTGCACTTCGCGCTGCACCTGGAAAACGGCGACACCGTCGACAGCACCTTCGACAAGGCGCCGGCGGTGTTCAAAGTCGGTGATGGCAACCTGCTGCCAGGCTTCGAAGCGGCGATCTTCGGCTTCAAGGCCGGTGACAAGCGCACCGTGACCGTGGTCCCGGAGAACGCCTTCGGCCAGCCGAATCCGCAAAACGTGCAGATCATTCCCCGCTCGCAGTTCAACGACATGGAGCTGTCCGAAGGCCTGCTGGTGATTTTCAACGACGCCGCCAACGCCGAGTTGCCCGGTGTGGTCAAAGCATTCGATGACGCGCAAGTGACCATCGACTTCAACCACCCGCTGGCCGGCAAGACCTTGAACTTCGAGGTGGAAATCCTCGCGGTACAGGCCCTTTGA
- the ribF gene encoding bifunctional riboflavin kinase/FAD synthetase translates to MQLVRGLHNLRPQHRGCVATIGNFDGVHRGHQAILARLRERADELGVPSCVVIFEPQPREYFAPDTAPARLARLRDKVALLAAAGVDRVLCLAFNQRLSKLSAAEFVDTILVDGLGVQHLEVGDDFRFGCDRVGDFEFLQQAGLSQGFTVEAAQTVELDGLRVSSTQVRTALANADFALAERLLGRPFRIRGRVLHGQKLARQLGTPTANIQLKRHRVPFTGVYLVSVEFDGKHWPGVANIGVRPTVSGDGKAHLEVHLLDFAGDLYGRRLTVEFHHKLREEQRFASLEALKSAIDADIAAARAHWHGQPLTKSLK, encoded by the coding sequence ATGCAGCTGGTTCGAGGCCTCCACAACCTGCGCCCCCAGCACCGGGGCTGTGTCGCCACTATTGGCAACTTCGACGGTGTTCACCGCGGTCACCAGGCAATCCTGGCGCGCCTGCGTGAGCGAGCGGACGAGTTGGGCGTGCCCAGCTGCGTGGTGATTTTCGAGCCACAGCCGCGTGAATACTTCGCCCCCGACACCGCGCCTGCGCGCCTGGCCCGCCTGCGTGACAAGGTCGCCCTGCTGGCCGCCGCCGGTGTCGACCGGGTGCTGTGCCTGGCGTTCAACCAGCGCCTGAGCAAGCTCAGCGCCGCCGAGTTCGTCGACACCATCCTGGTCGATGGCCTGGGTGTGCAGCACCTGGAAGTGGGGGATGATTTTCGCTTTGGTTGCGACCGAGTTGGGGATTTCGAATTCCTCCAGCAGGCCGGCCTCAGCCAGGGCTTCACCGTTGAAGCGGCGCAAACCGTCGAGCTCGATGGCCTGAGGGTCAGCAGCACGCAGGTGCGAACGGCGCTGGCCAACGCCGATTTCGCCCTGGCCGAGCGTCTGCTCGGACGGCCGTTCCGTATCCGCGGGCGGGTGCTGCACGGGCAGAAACTGGCGCGCCAGTTGGGTACTCCCACCGCCAACATCCAGCTCAAGCGCCATCGCGTGCCGTTCACCGGGGTCTACCTGGTCAGCGTCGAGTTCGATGGCAAGCACTGGCCGGGCGTCGCCAACATTGGCGTACGGCCTACTGTTTCAGGTGATGGCAAAGCCCACCTGGAAGTACATCTTCTGGATTTTGCCGGCGATCTCTATGGCCGGCGTCTGACGGTGGAATTCCACCACAAGCTGCGTGAAGAGCAGCGATTCGCCTCCCTGGAGGCGCTGAAGTCGGCGATCGATGCGGATATCGCCGCCGCACGTGCCCATTGGCACGGTCAACCGCTAACGAAGAGCCTGAAATGA
- a CDS encoding GspH/FimT family pseudopilin — protein sequence MMFALALVGMLTHISLPAYNTMSSGLQQHAAARDLAQALRTARSEALLRNQVVRLQALEDNWSNGWRMVVEQDGPLLLYEQRFERVSIVGNQPVARQVRFSGLGVPMHEGGAFQAGTLFICQRPDPFSQYRVVLAPTGRVSLREEPGEQPLCAAGGSDQ from the coding sequence ATGATGTTCGCGCTAGCGCTGGTGGGGATGCTCACGCACATCAGCCTGCCGGCCTACAACACTATGAGCAGCGGGCTACAACAGCACGCCGCCGCCAGGGACCTCGCCCAGGCCTTGCGCACCGCACGCAGCGAGGCCTTGCTGCGCAACCAGGTGGTTCGCCTGCAGGCGCTCGAAGATAACTGGAGTAATGGCTGGCGCATGGTCGTGGAACAGGATGGCCCACTGCTGCTGTACGAACAGCGGTTTGAGCGGGTGAGCATCGTGGGTAATCAACCGGTGGCCCGGCAGGTGCGCTTCAGCGGGCTGGGCGTGCCCATGCACGAGGGAGGTGCTTTTCAAGCCGGGACGCTGTTTATCTGCCAGCGCCCCGATCCCTTCAGCCAGTACCGGGTGGTCCTGGCACCCACAGGCCGGGTCAGCCTGCGCGAGGAGCCCGGCGAACAGCCGCTGTGCGCGGCTGGCGGGTCAGATCAGTGA
- the ispH gene encoding 4-hydroxy-3-methylbut-2-enyl diphosphate reductase has protein sequence MQIKLANPRGFCAGVDRAIEIVNRALEVFGPPIYVRHEVVHNKFVVEDLRARGAIFVEELDQVPDDVIVIFSAHGVSQAVRQEAAGRGLKVFDATCPLVTKVHIEVARYSRDGRECILIGHAGHPEVEGTMGQYDASNGGAIYLVEDEDDVSRLQVNDPDKLAFVTQTTLSMDDTSRVIDALRARFPNIGGPRKDDICYATQNRQDAVKQLADECDVVLVVGSPNSSNSNRLRELAERMSTPAFLIDGAEDLQKSWFDGVERIGITAGASAPEVLVRGVIEQLRAWGATGAEELDGREENITFSMPKELRVRSLI, from the coding sequence ATGCAAATCAAACTCGCCAACCCCCGTGGCTTCTGTGCCGGCGTGGACCGGGCGATCGAGATCGTCAACCGCGCCCTGGAAGTCTTCGGCCCGCCGATCTATGTGCGCCATGAAGTGGTGCACAACAAGTTCGTGGTCGAGGACTTGCGCGCGCGCGGGGCAATCTTTGTCGAAGAGCTGGACCAGGTGCCGGATGACGTCATCGTCATATTCAGCGCCCACGGTGTTTCCCAGGCCGTGCGCCAGGAAGCAGCGGGGCGTGGCCTGAAGGTGTTCGACGCTACCTGCCCGCTGGTCACCAAGGTGCACATCGAGGTGGCACGCTACAGCCGTGACGGCCGCGAATGTATCCTGATCGGCCACGCAGGCCACCCGGAAGTCGAAGGCACCATGGGCCAATACGACGCCAGCAATGGCGGCGCCATCTACCTGGTCGAAGACGAGGACGATGTCTCCAGACTGCAGGTCAACGACCCGGACAAGCTGGCATTCGTGACCCAGACCACCCTGTCGATGGACGATACCAGCCGGGTGATCGATGCTCTGCGCGCACGCTTCCCCAACATCGGCGGGCCGCGCAAGGACGACATCTGCTACGCCACCCAGAACCGCCAGGACGCGGTCAAGCAGCTGGCCGATGAGTGCGACGTAGTCTTGGTGGTCGGCAGCCCGAACAGCTCCAACTCCAACCGCCTGCGTGAGCTGGCCGAACGCATGTCGACACCGGCCTTCCTGATCGACGGCGCCGAAGACTTGCAAAAAAGCTGGTTCGATGGCGTTGAACGCATTGGTATCACCGCCGGTGCCTCGGCGCCCGAGGTGCTGGTGCGTGGCGTGATCGAGCAACTGCGGGCCTGGGGTGCCACGGGTGCCGAAGAGCTCGATGGCCGCGAGGAGAACATCACCTTCTCGATGCCCAAAGAATTGCGCGTGCGTTCACTGATCTGA
- a CDS encoding PilW family protein → MNRQAGVGLVEVLLALSLGLVLLLGASRLFLAAIQSWQAQGIAAQLQEDARLTLQRLAQDIRMSGMFGCLRADAISHVHPSSAQAFAHPLDITRAADGRLLQLSLISAELPGAGGRPNWTLITDCTQQARVYPEVQAPPAGRYAIPIRRQTYRVDGTSLMLGSGASYAPLIDNLGELRVDILSQGANGIAGLRLSLTLLDPQARVRPQQYQLTVALRNG, encoded by the coding sequence ATGAACCGGCAAGCCGGCGTCGGCCTGGTCGAAGTGTTGCTGGCCCTCAGCCTCGGCTTGGTGCTGCTGCTCGGTGCCAGCCGCCTGTTTTTGGCGGCTATTCAGAGCTGGCAGGCTCAGGGCATTGCCGCGCAACTGCAGGAAGACGCGCGCCTGACCTTGCAGCGCCTGGCCCAGGACATTCGCATGAGCGGCATGTTCGGTTGCCTACGGGCCGATGCTATCAGTCATGTGCACCCCTCTTCGGCCCAGGCCTTTGCGCACCCGCTGGACATTACCCGGGCAGCGGATGGGCGTTTGCTGCAACTGAGCCTGATCAGCGCCGAACTGCCAGGTGCAGGCGGGCGGCCGAACTGGACGCTGATCACCGATTGCACCCAGCAGGCACGGGTCTATCCCGAGGTTCAGGCCCCGCCTGCCGGGCGGTACGCGATACCGATACGACGCCAGACCTATCGCGTTGATGGCACTAGCCTGATGCTCGGCAGCGGCGCCAGCTATGCGCCGCTGATCGACAACCTCGGTGAGCTGCGCGTCGACATCCTGAGTCAAGGTGCTAACGGCATCGCCGGCCTGCGCCTGAGTCTGACCTTACTTGACCCGCAAGCACGGGTCAGGCCGCAGCAGTATCAACTCACGGTGGCGTTACGCAATGGCTAG
- the murJ gene encoding murein biosynthesis integral membrane protein MurJ, whose product MNLLKSLAAVSSITMISRVLGFVRDTILARVFGAGVATDAFFIAFKLPNLLRRIFAEGAFSQAFVPILAEYKTQQGEEATRTFIAYVSGLLTLVLAVVTALGILAAPWVVWVTAPGFVDSTEKYQLTTDLLRVTFPYILLISLSSLAGAILNTWNRFSVPAFVPTLLNVAMIGFTLFLTPYFDPPIMALAWGVLAGGLAQLLYQLPHLKKIGMLVLPRLNLRDTGVWRVLKQMLPAILGVSVSQISLIINTIFASFLVAGSVSWMYYADRLMELPSGVLGVALGTILLPTLAKTYANRDRHEYSRILDWGLRLCFLLVLPCTLAMAILAEPLTVALFQYGKFSAFDAAMTQRALVAYSVGLLAIILVKVLAPGFYAQQNIRTPVKIAIFTLVCTQLFNLMFVSHLQHAGLALAISLGACLNAGLLYWKLRQQQLFQPQPGWARFLAKLVVAVLLMSVVLLVGMHYMPAWAEGQMLERFLRLGALILAGVVTYFGCLLLFGFRPRDFARKALH is encoded by the coding sequence ATGAATCTTCTCAAATCCCTGGCCGCGGTCAGCTCCATCACTATGATCTCGCGGGTGCTGGGCTTTGTCCGTGACACCATACTGGCACGGGTATTCGGCGCAGGCGTGGCCACCGACGCCTTCTTCATTGCCTTCAAACTGCCCAACCTGCTGCGGCGCATCTTTGCCGAAGGCGCGTTTTCCCAGGCCTTTGTGCCGATTCTGGCTGAATACAAGACCCAGCAGGGCGAGGAGGCCACGCGCACCTTCATCGCCTACGTCAGCGGCCTGCTGACCCTGGTGCTGGCTGTGGTCACCGCGTTGGGGATCCTCGCTGCGCCGTGGGTGGTGTGGGTCACGGCGCCGGGCTTTGTCGACAGTACCGAGAAATACCAGCTGACCACCGACCTGCTGCGGGTGACTTTCCCTTATATATTGCTGATCTCGCTGTCATCGCTGGCCGGGGCCATCCTCAATACCTGGAACCGCTTTTCGGTGCCGGCCTTCGTGCCGACCCTGCTCAACGTGGCGATGATCGGCTTTACCCTGTTTCTGACCCCGTACTTCGACCCGCCGATCATGGCCCTGGCCTGGGGCGTGCTGGCCGGTGGCCTGGCGCAACTGTTGTACCAACTGCCTCACCTGAAGAAGATCGGCATGCTCGTGCTGCCGCGCCTGAACCTGCGCGATACTGGCGTGTGGCGGGTGCTCAAGCAAATGCTGCCGGCGATCCTCGGGGTGTCGGTAAGTCAGATCTCGCTGATCATCAACACCATCTTCGCCTCGTTCCTGGTGGCAGGCTCGGTGTCCTGGATGTACTACGCCGACCGCTTGATGGAACTGCCTTCCGGGGTGCTCGGCGTGGCCCTGGGCACTATCCTGCTGCCCACCCTGGCCAAGACCTACGCCAACCGCGACCGTCACGAGTATTCGCGCATCCTCGACTGGGGCCTGCGCCTGTGCTTCCTGCTGGTACTGCCATGCACCCTGGCCATGGCAATCCTGGCCGAGCCGCTGACCGTGGCGCTGTTCCAGTACGGTAAATTCAGCGCCTTCGACGCAGCGATGACCCAGCGCGCGCTGGTCGCCTATTCGGTCGGCCTGCTAGCGATTATCTTGGTCAAGGTGCTGGCTCCTGGCTTTTATGCCCAGCAGAACATCCGTACCCCGGTGAAGATCGCCATCTTCACCCTGGTCTGCACCCAGCTCTTCAACCTGATGTTCGTCTCTCACCTGCAGCACGCCGGCCTGGCCCTGGCCATCAGCCTTGGCGCCTGCCTGAACGCCGGCTTGCTGTACTGGAAGCTGCGCCAGCAGCAGTTGTTCCAGCCACAACCGGGCTGGGCCAGGTTTCTTGCCAAGCTGGTGGTGGCGGTGCTGCTGATGTCGGTGGTGTTGCTGGTGGGCATGCATTACATGCCGGCCTGGGCCGAAGGGCAGATGCTTGAGCGCTTCCTGCGCCTGGGTGCGCTGATCCTGGCCGGTGTCGTGACCTATTTCGGCTGTCTGTTGCTGTTTGGTTTTCGCCCGCGTGACTTCGCCCGCAAGGCGTTGCATTAA
- the rpsT gene encoding 30S ribosomal protein S20 — MANSPSAKKRAKQAEKRRSHNASLRSMVRTYIKNVVKAIDAKDAEKAQAAYTLAVPVIDRMADKGIIHKNKAARHKGRLNGHIKALKEAAAA, encoded by the coding sequence GTGGCCAACTCACCTTCCGCCAAAAAACGTGCAAAACAGGCTGAGAAGCGTCGCAGCCACAACGCCAGCCTGCGTTCCATGGTTCGTACCTACATCAAGAATGTGGTTAAAGCCATCGACGCAAAAGACGCCGAAAAAGCGCAAGCTGCTTACACTCTGGCTGTTCCAGTTATCGACCGTATGGCCGATAAAGGTATCATCCACAAGAACAAGGCTGCTCGCCATAAAGGCCGTCTGAATGGCCACATCAAGGCGCTGAAAGAAGCTGCAGCTGCCTAA